Proteins encoded within one genomic window of Candidatus Brevundimonas colombiensis:
- a CDS encoding DUF6250 domain-containing protein codes for MRANRRGVLLGAAGLAGCAALPRSGARRLYADDFRHGLDRWLVELEQEQGTVRAADGVMTFDVPKGATAWFRSELTSPVEIRFTAQAVSGGGAHDRVSDLNCFWMADDPRSPGDLPARPRSGAFADYDTLRTYYVGLGGNSNTSSRFRRYVGNGERPLLPQHDLSAPDDLIAANRLYRIRLIADGSRIEYWRDERRMFALDDPAPYRRGWFGLRTTWNHMTVRDFSVWTVA; via the coding sequence ATGAGGGCGAACAGACGCGGGGTTCTGCTGGGCGCCGCCGGTCTGGCCGGATGCGCCGCCCTGCCCCGATCCGGCGCACGGCGTCTTTACGCCGACGATTTCCGCCACGGCCTGGATCGGTGGCTAGTCGAACTGGAGCAGGAACAGGGAACGGTGCGCGCCGCCGACGGGGTGATGACCTTCGACGTGCCGAAAGGGGCGACCGCCTGGTTCCGGTCCGAACTGACCTCGCCGGTCGAAATCCGTTTCACGGCCCAAGCCGTGTCGGGGGGCGGCGCCCATGATCGGGTCAGCGATCTGAACTGCTTCTGGATGGCCGACGATCCGCGCAGTCCCGGCGACCTTCCGGCGCGCCCCCGATCAGGCGCCTTCGCCGACTATGACACGCTGCGGACCTATTATGTCGGGCTGGGGGGCAATTCGAACACCTCCTCGCGTTTCCGCCGCTATGTCGGAAACGGGGAAAGACCCCTGCTGCCCCAGCACGATCTGTCGGCGCCGGACGACCTGATCGCAGCCAATCGGCTCTATCGCATCCGCCTGATCGCGGACGGGTCGCGCATCGAATACTGGCGCGACGAACGGCGCATGTTCGCCCTGGACGATCCCGCCCCCTATCGACGCGGCTGGTTCGGTCTGCGCACCACCTGGAATCACATGACCGTCCGGGACTTCTCGGTCTGGACCGTCGCCTAG
- a CDS encoding SGNH/GDSL hydrolase family protein, whose product MKKQALILALALAALAPSAQAQSHWARSWNASPLAAAPDRRPPTLKDVTVRQVVRVSAGGDQFRLRLSNEYGPAAARIGRVRIVQLADDGKPVPGTARDLTFDGSAGAVLAPEAPLLSDPADLALPALARLSISLYLPEEVAEPTIHLLGLSSAWIAPGDQTAAAELTDSVLVTQRILISGIDVQRAEPGRVIVTLGDSITDGANGTRDADQRWPDLLARRLQAAGLTAVAVANAGISGNRILKPKPGLGVAALARFDRDVLAVPGATDVIVLEGVNDFGMAWRDHDPQPPTPADLIAGYRQMIARAHAGGLKVRLATILPYKDANYWSEQGEATRQALNAWIRTSGEADGVIDFDAVMRDPAEPLKLAAAYDSGDHLHPNDAGFRAMADAIDLTPYR is encoded by the coding sequence ATGAAGAAGCAAGCCCTGATCCTGGCGCTGGCCCTTGCGGCCCTCGCCCCCAGCGCCCAAGCGCAAAGCCACTGGGCGCGAAGCTGGAACGCCTCGCCGCTGGCCGCCGCGCCCGACCGCCGCCCGCCGACGCTGAAGGATGTCACCGTGCGTCAGGTGGTTCGCGTCAGCGCGGGCGGCGACCAGTTTCGTTTGCGCCTGTCCAACGAATACGGCCCCGCCGCCGCCCGGATCGGACGGGTGCGGATCGTGCAACTCGCCGACGACGGCAAGCCCGTGCCCGGCACGGCGCGCGATCTGACCTTCGACGGATCGGCGGGCGCCGTGCTGGCGCCGGAAGCGCCCCTGCTCAGCGATCCGGCCGATCTGGCGCTGCCCGCGCTCGCCCGCCTGTCGATCAGCCTTTATCTGCCGGAAGAGGTCGCCGAGCCGACCATCCACCTGCTGGGCCTGTCTTCGGCCTGGATCGCGCCCGGCGACCAGACGGCGGCGGCCGAACTGACGGACTCGGTGCTGGTCACTCAGCGCATCCTGATCTCGGGCATAGACGTGCAGCGGGCCGAGCCGGGGCGGGTCATCGTCACCCTGGGCGATTCCATCACTGACGGAGCCAACGGCACGCGCGACGCCGACCAGCGCTGGCCCGACCTGCTGGCGCGCCGTCTGCAGGCGGCGGGACTGACGGCGGTGGCGGTCGCCAACGCCGGGATTTCCGGCAACCGCATCCTGAAGCCCAAGCCCGGTCTGGGCGTCGCCGCCCTGGCCCGGTTCGACCGCGATGTGCTGGCCGTGCCCGGCGCGACCGACGTGATCGTGCTGGAGGGGGTCAACGACTTCGGCATGGCCTGGCGCGACCACGATCCCCAGCCGCCGACCCCGGCCGACCTGATCGCCGGCTATCGCCAGATGATCGCCCGCGCCCATGCAGGCGGGCTGAAGGTCAGGCTGGCGACCATCCTGCCGTACAAGGACGCCAACTACTGGTCCGAACAGGGCGAGGCGACGCGCCAGGCCCTGAACGCCTGGATTCGCACCAGCGGAGAGGCGGACGGCGTCATCGACTTCGACGCCGTGATGCGCGACCCGGCCGAGCCGCTGAAACTGGCCGCCGCCTACGACAGCGGCGACCATCTGCACCCCAACGACGCCGGTTTCCGCGCCATGGCCGACGCCATCGACCTGACGCCCTATCGATGA
- the lldD gene encoding FMN-dependent L-lactate dehydrogenase LldD translates to MIISSPSDYREAARRKLPPFLFHYIDGGAYAEQTLRRNVEDWQAIALRQRVLQDMTSLSLETTLFDETLRLPVVLGPVGLTGMYARRGEVQAAKAAASRGVPFTLSTVSVCPIEEVAPAIDRPMWFQLYVLRDRGFMKNALERAKAAGVKTLVFTVDMPTPGARYRDAHSGMSGPNAPLRRMVQAMTHPMWAFDVGLRGTPHDLGNVSAYLGKPTGLADYIGWLANNFDPSISWKDLQWIRDFWDGPMIIKGILDPQDARDAVSFGADGIVVSNHGGRQLDGVLSSARALPAIADAVQGDLKILADSGVRNGLDVVRAISLGADAVLLGRAFVYALAADGQAGVANLLDLFEKEMRVAMTLTGAKSVAGMTREMLAA, encoded by the coding sequence ATGATCATCTCGTCCCCCAGCGACTATCGCGAGGCCGCGCGGCGCAAGCTACCGCCTTTCCTGTTCCACTATATCGACGGCGGCGCCTATGCCGAGCAGACGCTGAGACGCAACGTCGAGGACTGGCAGGCCATCGCCCTGCGCCAGCGCGTGCTGCAGGACATGACCAGCCTCAGCCTTGAGACCACGCTGTTCGACGAGACGCTGCGCCTGCCGGTCGTGCTGGGCCCTGTCGGCCTGACCGGCATGTATGCGCGCAGGGGCGAGGTGCAGGCGGCCAAGGCGGCCGCCTCGCGCGGCGTGCCCTTCACCCTGTCCACCGTCTCGGTCTGCCCGATCGAGGAGGTGGCGCCCGCCATTGATCGGCCCATGTGGTTCCAGCTCTATGTGCTGCGCGACCGGGGCTTCATGAAGAACGCGCTGGAGCGGGCGAAGGCGGCGGGGGTGAAGACCCTGGTTTTCACCGTCGACATGCCGACCCCCGGCGCCCGCTACCGCGACGCCCATTCGGGCATGAGCGGACCGAACGCGCCCCTGCGCCGCATGGTCCAGGCCATGACCCATCCGATGTGGGCCTTTGACGTTGGCCTGCGCGGCACGCCTCACGATCTGGGCAATGTCTCGGCCTATTTGGGCAAACCCACGGGCCTGGCCGACTATATCGGTTGGCTGGCGAACAACTTCGATCCGTCGATCTCGTGGAAGGATTTGCAGTGGATCCGCGACTTCTGGGACGGGCCGATGATCATCAAGGGTATTCTTGACCCGCAAGACGCCCGCGACGCCGTCAGCTTCGGCGCCGACGGCATCGTGGTGTCGAACCATGGCGGACGCCAACTGGACGGGGTGCTGTCCTCGGCCCGCGCCTTGCCCGCCATCGCCGATGCGGTTCAGGGCGATCTGAAGATTCTGGCGGACTCCGGCGTTCGCAACGGTCTGGACGTGGTGCGGGCGATCTCGCTCGGCGCCGACGCGGTCCTGCTGGGCCGGGCCTTTGTCTATGCGCTGGCGGCGGACGGCCAGGCGGGCGTGGCAAACCTGCTGGACCTGTTCGAAAAGGAAATGCGCGTCGCCATGACCCTGACCGGGGCCAAGTCCGTCGCCGGCATGACGCGCGAGATGCTGGCGGCCTGA
- a CDS encoding SDR family NAD(P)-dependent oxidoreductase, translating into MLLENKVVLVTGASRGIGRATAIEAACQGADVALNTYRDDAAAAEVVAEIEALGRRAIAVDGDVAQPDSATAFVAAAVQALGRVDVFVSNAGICPFHAFLDMPVETLRRTMEVNLHGAYFMVQAAANQMVKQGDGGAIVAISSISALVGGEMQTHYTPTKAGVHSLMQSCAVALGRHGIRCNSVLPGTIATDINKDDLADPAKREYMEGRIPLGRLGRPEDIASVVAFLSSDMASYMSGAALLVDGGAFANFQ; encoded by the coding sequence ATGCTGCTTGAAAACAAGGTCGTCCTGGTCACGGGCGCATCGCGGGGCATTGGCCGGGCGACGGCCATCGAGGCCGCCTGTCAGGGCGCCGATGTCGCCCTCAACACCTATCGTGACGATGCAGCGGCGGCCGAGGTGGTCGCCGAGATCGAGGCCCTGGGCCGCCGCGCCATCGCCGTCGACGGCGACGTGGCCCAGCCCGACAGCGCCACGGCCTTCGTCGCCGCCGCCGTTCAGGCGCTGGGCCGGGTCGACGTCTTCGTCTCAAACGCCGGCATCTGTCCGTTCCACGCCTTCCTCGACATGCCGGTCGAGACCTTGCGGCGGACGATGGAGGTCAATCTGCACGGCGCCTATTTCATGGTGCAGGCGGCGGCGAACCAGATGGTCAAACAGGGTGACGGCGGCGCCATCGTGGCGATCAGTTCGATCTCGGCCCTGGTCGGCGGCGAGATGCAGACCCACTACACCCCCACCAAGGCGGGTGTGCACAGCCTGATGCAGTCCTGCGCGGTGGCCCTGGGTCGTCACGGCATCCGCTGCAACTCGGTCCTGCCCGGCACCATCGCCACCGACATCAACAAGGACGACCTCGCCGATCCGGCCAAGCGCGAATATATGGAAGGCCGCATTCCGCTGGGTCGTTTGGGACGGCCTGAGGATATCGCCTCGGTCGTGGCCTTCCTGTCTTCGGACATGGCCAGCTATATGTCCGGCGCAGCCCTGCTGGTTGACGGCGGGGCCTTCGCCAACTTCCAGTAA
- a CDS encoding IclR family transcriptional regulator gives MGRTSSIKTAQVDGEEEVGAKASGSQTLLRGLDVIEALIEGSLPLAELSEKLELTRSTTHRLASALVERRLLSFRPREGYSLGPKLLELGHAASQQMHLPRVARPWLEQLSAQTDDTVHLGVLDGRHALYLDKVAGRRRINIGSRLGERHPIASTGLGKALILDKTEADWIDLYAEPGQAYDSSARAVWLERMHGYAQKGYAFDLEENEDQIRCVAAPIRSVNGQIVAALSVSSAAQYMSDARMTELTKTVTEAADAISGDLGWTNKN, from the coding sequence ATGGGACGAACGTCGTCAATCAAGACCGCACAGGTCGATGGAGAAGAAGAGGTCGGCGCCAAGGCGTCCGGCAGCCAGACCCTGTTGCGTGGTCTGGACGTCATCGAGGCCCTGATCGAGGGCTCACTGCCGCTGGCTGAACTGTCCGAAAAGCTGGAGCTGACGCGCAGCACCACCCACCGTCTGGCCTCGGCCCTGGTGGAGCGTCGTCTGCTGTCGTTCCGCCCGCGCGAGGGCTATTCGCTGGGGCCGAAACTGCTGGAGCTGGGTCATGCCGCCAGCCAGCAGATGCATCTGCCGCGCGTGGCCCGACCCTGGCTGGAGCAGCTGTCGGCCCAGACCGACGACACCGTGCATCTGGGGGTGCTGGATGGGCGTCACGCCCTCTATCTGGACAAGGTGGCTGGACGACGTCGCATCAACATCGGTTCGCGTCTGGGCGAACGTCATCCCATCGCCTCGACCGGTCTGGGCAAGGCGCTGATCCTGGACAAGACCGAGGCGGACTGGATCGACCTGTACGCCGAACCGGGCCAGGCCTATGACTCCTCGGCCCGCGCGGTCTGGCTGGAGCGGATGCACGGCTACGCCCAGAAGGGCTACGCCTTCGACCTGGAAGAGAATGAGGACCAGATTCGCTGTGTCGCCGCGCCGATCCGCTCGGTCAACGGCCAGATCGTCGCCGCGTTGAGCGTGTCGTCGGCCGCCCAGTATATGTCCGACGCGCGCATGACCGAACTGACCAAGACCGTCACAGAGGCCGCCGACGCCATCAGCGGCGACCTGGGCTGGACAAACAAAAACTGA
- the rhmD gene encoding L-rhamnonate dehydratase, whose amino-acid sequence MSRLPRIKHVRAFVVKNDGQSGKNGGGGADYHDQGDGHWIDDHIATPMAKYPEYRQSRRSFGINVLGTLVVEIEAENGVVGFAVTTGGEPAAYIVEKHLARFLEGRDPSEVEKIWDQMYFSTQYYGRKGLVVNAISGVDLALWDLLGRLRQEPVFAMLGGAVRDELTFYATGARPDKAKELGFIGGKMPLHHGPAEGEEGLRKNLAELEAMRNACGDDFWLMFDCWMALDLNYATRLAHEAHKLGLKWIEEALSPDDYWGYQALKKNAPKGMLVTTGEHEATRWGFRMLLEMECCDIIQPDVGWCGGVTELIKISAMADAKGVLMIPHGSSVYSYHFVVTRHNSPFAEFLMMAPGADEVVPMFHPQLIGEPVPVNGRLKVPDTPGFGVELNRDIALHRPYAR is encoded by the coding sequence ATGAGCCGCCTGCCCCGCATCAAACACGTGCGCGCCTTCGTCGTGAAGAACGACGGCCAATCCGGCAAGAATGGGGGCGGCGGCGCGGATTATCACGACCAGGGCGACGGTCACTGGATCGACGACCACATCGCCACCCCGATGGCGAAATATCCCGAGTACCGCCAGAGCCGCCGCAGCTTCGGCATCAATGTTCTGGGCACCCTGGTCGTGGAGATCGAGGCCGAGAACGGCGTGGTCGGCTTCGCGGTGACCACGGGCGGCGAACCGGCGGCCTATATCGTCGAGAAGCATCTGGCCCGCTTCCTGGAAGGCCGCGATCCGTCCGAGGTTGAGAAGATCTGGGACCAGATGTATTTCTCCACCCAGTATTACGGCCGCAAGGGTCTGGTGGTGAACGCCATCTCCGGCGTCGATCTGGCGCTGTGGGACCTGCTGGGCCGCCTGCGTCAGGAACCGGTCTTCGCCATGCTGGGCGGGGCGGTGCGCGACGAGCTGACCTTCTACGCCACCGGCGCGCGGCCCGACAAAGCCAAGGAATTGGGCTTCATCGGCGGCAAGATGCCTCTGCACCACGGCCCCGCCGAGGGCGAGGAAGGGCTGCGCAAGAACTTGGCCGAGCTGGAGGCCATGCGCAACGCCTGCGGCGACGACTTCTGGCTGATGTTCGACTGCTGGATGGCGCTGGACCTGAACTACGCCACCCGCCTGGCCCACGAGGCCCACAAACTGGGCCTGAAGTGGATCGAGGAGGCGCTCAGCCCCGACGACTACTGGGGCTATCAGGCGCTGAAGAAGAACGCCCCCAAGGGGATGCTGGTCACGACCGGCGAGCACGAGGCCACGCGCTGGGGCTTCCGCATGCTGCTGGAGATGGAATGCTGCGACATCATCCAGCCCGACGTGGGCTGGTGCGGCGGCGTGACCGAACTGATCAAGATCTCCGCCATGGCCGACGCCAAGGGCGTGCTGATGATCCCGCACGGCTCGTCCGTCTATTCCTACCACTTCGTGGTGACGCGCCATAACAGCCCGTTCGCGGAGTTCCTGATGATGGCCCCCGGCGCCGACGAGGTCGTGCCCATGTTCCATCCGCAGCTGATCGGCGAGCCGGTTCCCGTGAACGGCCGCCTGAAGGTTCCCGACACCCCCGGCTTCGGCGTCGAGCTGAACCGCGACATCGCCCTGCACCGCCCCTACGCGCGTTAA
- a CDS encoding fumarylacetoacetate hydrolase family protein: MKLLRYGPRGQEKPGTLDAEGRIRDLSGVVADITPDQLHGPALEALKAIDPATLPLVEGQPRYGVPINGSRKFIAIGLNFADHAAESNLPIPEEPVVFTKAITCLNGPNDDVVIPRGSEKTDWEVELGIVIGKPASYVTKEQALDHVAGYVLINDVSERAFQTERGGTWDKGKGCDTFGPVGPWIVTTDEVGDVQNLDMWLDLNGQRMQTGNTRTMIFGVAEIVAYLSEFMTLEPGDLITTGTPPGVGLGQKPPLYLKPGDTVRLGIQKLGEQGQTFVEWTR, from the coding sequence ATGAAACTGCTGCGTTACGGCCCCAGGGGCCAGGAAAAGCCGGGCACGCTGGACGCCGAAGGGCGTATCCGCGACCTGTCGGGCGTCGTCGCCGACATCACCCCGGACCAGCTGCACGGCCCGGCGCTTGAGGCCCTGAAGGCCATCGACCCGGCCACGCTTCCGCTGGTCGAGGGCCAGCCGCGTTACGGCGTCCCGATCAACGGCAGCCGCAAGTTCATCGCTATCGGCCTGAACTTCGCCGACCACGCGGCGGAATCCAACCTGCCCATCCCCGAGGAGCCGGTCGTCTTCACCAAGGCCATCACCTGCCTGAATGGGCCGAACGACGACGTGGTCATTCCGCGCGGTTCGGAGAAGACCGACTGGGAGGTCGAGCTGGGCATCGTCATCGGCAAGCCCGCCTCCTATGTGACCAAGGAGCAGGCGCTGGATCACGTCGCCGGCTACGTCCTGATCAACGACGTGTCCGAGCGCGCTTTTCAGACCGAGCGCGGCGGCACCTGGGACAAGGGCAAGGGCTGCGACACCTTCGGCCCGGTCGGCCCGTGGATCGTCACGACGGACGAGGTGGGCGACGTCCAGAACCTGGACATGTGGCTGGATCTGAACGGCCAGCGGATGCAGACCGGCAACACCCGGACCATGATTTTCGGCGTTGCCGAGATCGTCGCCTATCTGTCGGAGTTCATGACGCTGGAGCCCGGCGATCTGATCACCACCGGCACCCCTCCGGGCGTGGGTCTGGGCCAGAAGCCGCCGCTCTATCTGAAGCCGGGCGACACGGTGCGTCTGGGCATCCAGAAGCTGGGCGAACAGGGCCAGACCTTCGTGGAGTGGACCCGATGA
- a CDS encoding SDR family NAD(P)-dependent oxidoreductase, producing the protein MSAYHDRFAGRTAVITGGASGLGKAAAARIVAEGGKVVLWDLNADALKAAADEVGAAHVIALDVADAEAVAAAAKASAQVLGGRIDILVASAGITGATVPVQDFPLDSWRRVIDINLNGVFYCCRAITPYMLKAGYGRIVNVASVAGKEGNPNASAYSASKAGVIGFTKSLGKELAGKGVVANSLTPATFESPILDQLPQSQVDYMRSKIPMGRLGEVDESAAMVCFMASEECSFTTASTFDTSGGRTTY; encoded by the coding sequence ATGAGCGCCTATCACGACCGGTTCGCGGGTCGCACGGCCGTCATCACCGGCGGCGCCTCGGGCCTGGGCAAGGCCGCCGCCGCCCGCATCGTCGCCGAGGGCGGCAAGGTGGTGCTGTGGGATTTGAACGCCGACGCCCTGAAGGCCGCCGCCGATGAAGTCGGGGCCGCCCATGTGATCGCCCTGGACGTCGCCGACGCCGAGGCCGTCGCCGCCGCCGCCAAAGCCTCGGCCCAGGTGCTGGGCGGCCGCATCGACATCCTGGTCGCCTCGGCCGGCATCACCGGGGCCACCGTGCCGGTGCAGGACTTCCCGCTGGACAGCTGGCGGCGCGTCATCGACATCAACCTGAACGGCGTCTTCTACTGCTGCCGCGCCATCACGCCTTATATGCTGAAGGCGGGCTACGGCCGCATCGTCAACGTCGCCTCGGTCGCGGGCAAGGAAGGCAACCCCAACGCCTCCGCCTATTCCGCCTCCAAGGCCGGCGTGATCGGCTTCACCAAGTCCCTGGGCAAGGAACTGGCCGGCAAGGGCGTCGTCGCCAACAGCCTGACCCCCGCCACCTTCGAAAGCCCCATCCTGGACCAGCTGCCCCAGAGCCAGGTCGACTACATGCGCTCCAAAATCCCCATGGGCCGCCTCGGAGAAGTCGACGAAAGCGCCGCCATGGTCTGTTTCATGGCCTCCGAGGAATGCAGCTTCACCACCGCCTCGACCTTCGACACGTCCGGCGGGCGCACGACCTACTGA
- a CDS encoding alpha/beta hydrolase, producing the protein MGGWIFGCRRARVAAGAATVILALGGLLSPVAQAQTADAPPSLARDDLLQTRTYGLRPGEDDASLTLFAPQNGRGSGAAVIIAPGGGYVNLAGNLEGRQVADWFATRGIAAFVLEYRYGAGHPLPQPIEDGERAVRFVRANARAFGLDADRIGLMGFSAGGHLAAMTVSLSDDGDAAAPDAVERVSSRPDFLILAYPWLEATRLNAEGGSEYCRFARMARWDCDPGDYVAYTPLPGVVAKAPPTFIYHTTDDALVPVRGSVDLYSALAGAGKDVEMHLFAHGSHGSGLGGADPALTLWPQALDAWLRARGYFSKEAQPAS; encoded by the coding sequence ATGGGCGGCTGGATTTTCGGATGTCGGCGCGCCCGTGTCGCGGCCGGGGCGGCGACGGTCATTCTGGCGCTCGGCGGCCTGCTGTCGCCGGTCGCCCAGGCCCAGACCGCCGACGCCCCACCCAGTCTGGCCCGGGACGATCTGCTCCAGACGCGAACCTATGGGTTGAGGCCGGGCGAGGACGACGCATCCCTGACCCTGTTCGCGCCACAGAACGGTCGGGGCAGTGGTGCGGCGGTCATCATCGCGCCCGGCGGCGGCTATGTGAACCTGGCGGGCAATCTGGAAGGACGGCAGGTCGCCGACTGGTTCGCCACGCGCGGGATCGCCGCCTTCGTGTTGGAATACCGTTACGGAGCGGGCCATCCCCTGCCCCAGCCGATCGAGGACGGAGAACGCGCGGTTCGGTTCGTCCGCGCCAACGCCCGCGCCTTCGGCCTGGACGCCGACCGGATCGGCCTGATGGGCTTTTCCGCCGGCGGCCATCTGGCGGCCATGACGGTCAGCCTGTCGGATGATGGCGACGCCGCCGCCCCCGATGCGGTGGAGCGCGTCTCAAGCCGTCCTGATTTCCTGATCCTGGCCTATCCATGGCTTGAGGCGACCCGCCTGAACGCCGAGGGCGGTTCTGAATACTGCCGCTTCGCCCGCATGGCCCGTTGGGATTGCGACCCTGGGGATTATGTCGCCTATACGCCCCTGCCGGGCGTCGTGGCCAAGGCCCCGCCGACCTTCATCTATCACACCACCGACGACGCCCTTGTGCCGGTGCGGGGTTCCGTCGACCTGTATTCGGCCTTGGCGGGGGCGGGGAAGGACGTGGAGATGCATCTGTTCGCCCACGGGTCGCACGGCTCGGGCCTGGGCGGCGCCGACCCCGCCCTGACCCTGTGGCCGCAGGCGCTGGACGCCTGGCTGCGGGCGCGCGGTTATTTCAGCAAGGAGGCGCAGCCCGCGTCATGA
- a CDS encoding amidohydrolase family protein, with protein MTSGLRIIDPHVHLWDLSRARYGWLQDDPLPNNPAGDMTPIAHRDYLLDDYLADTAGWRVDKIVHVEAGQPMGRQLAETDWLQSVADRRDYPHGIVAGADLLDPDLDALLEAHAARPNVRGVRQIVCWHEDPLKTYTDRDLLRDPKWVKGFSKLAKHGLSFDLQLYPSQMATAAILAARHPDIPLIVNHAGLPTDRDDIGMERWRTGLRLLAAQPQVSIKISGLGITDRAWTPDSIRPIVLECIDAFGTERAMFASDFPVESVHGTFDAFYSAFDAITADFSADERQRLFADAAETIYRL; from the coding sequence ATGACGTCCGGTCTTCGCATCATCGATCCTCACGTTCACCTGTGGGACCTGTCGCGCGCCCGCTATGGCTGGCTTCAGGACGATCCCCTCCCGAACAATCCGGCGGGAGACATGACGCCCATCGCGCACCGGGACTATCTGCTGGACGACTATCTGGCCGATACGGCGGGGTGGCGCGTGGACAAGATCGTCCATGTAGAGGCCGGTCAGCCAATGGGCCGTCAACTGGCCGAGACCGACTGGCTTCAATCCGTCGCGGACCGCCGCGACTATCCCCACGGCATCGTCGCCGGAGCCGATCTGCTGGACCCCGATCTGGACGCCCTCTTGGAAGCCCACGCCGCGCGGCCGAACGTGCGCGGCGTGCGCCAGATCGTCTGCTGGCATGAAGACCCGCTGAAGACCTACACAGACCGCGATCTGCTGCGCGATCCCAAATGGGTCAAGGGGTTCTCCAAACTGGCCAAGCATGGGCTGTCGTTCGATCTGCAGCTCTATCCGTCGCAGATGGCGACGGCGGCCATACTCGCCGCGCGCCATCCCGACATCCCGCTGATCGTCAATCACGCCGGTCTGCCCACCGACCGCGACGACATCGGCATGGAACGCTGGCGCACCGGCCTGCGTTTGCTGGCGGCCCAGCCGCAGGTGTCGATCAAGATTTCCGGCCTGGGCATCACCGACCGCGCCTGGACGCCGGATTCGATCCGTCCCATCGTGCTGGAGTGTATCGACGCCTTCGGGACCGAGCGGGCCATGTTCGCCTCGGACTTTCCCGTGGAAAGCGTCCACGGGACCTTCGACGCCTTCTATTCCGCTTTCGACGCGATCACGGCCGACTTCTCGGCCGACGAGAGACAACGGCTGTTCGCGGACGCCGCCGAGACGATCTACCGCCTCTGA